The Kwoniella dendrophila CBS 6074 chromosome 1, complete sequence genome contains a region encoding:
- a CDS encoding FK506-binding protein 1, with protein MGVTVETLSQGDGKTFPKPGDQVTIHYVGTLLDGSKFDSSRDRGSPFVCRIGQGQVIKGWDEGVPQLSVGQKAILTCTPDYAYGIKGFPPVIPANSTLKFEVELLKVN; from the exons ATGGGTGTCACAGTCGAA ACTCTTTCTCAAGGTGATGGTAAAACCTTCCCAAAACCTGGAGACCAAGTCACCATTCACT ACGTTGGTACCCTCCTCGATGGATCCAAATTCGATTCTTCAAGAGATAGAGGATCACCATTCGTCTGCAGAATCGGTCAAGG TCAAGTCATCAAAGGCTGGGACGAAGGTGTTCCTCAACTCTCAGTTGGTCAAAAAGCCATCTTGACCTGTACTCCTGACTATGCATACGGAATTAAAGGGTTCCCCCC TGTTATCCCCGCTAACTCCACCTTGAAGTTCGAAG TGGAACTTCTCAAAGTTAACTAA